The Hemitrygon akajei chromosome 23, sHemAka1.3, whole genome shotgun sequence genome includes a window with the following:
- the eef1akmt2 gene encoding EEF1A lysine methyltransferase 2 isoform X1, whose protein sequence is MEDGCSHGVVRLEGDRNESQSSSNVDFQPSKLGTKEYWDHAYERELKGFNESGETSEIWFGEESMDRILNWLEKHNIPKDAAMLDIGTGNGVLLVELAKARFTNLSGIDNSSTAVELAKAVAEKEGILSVNFQVADFLNPAPYLSHYEICIDKGTFDAISLSFDNPGEKLRRYHQSLLNVLKNGGLFLITSCNWTKEELVNHFNEGLELLEELPTPKFHFGGKTGSSITVLVFKRKE, encoded by the exons ATGGAGGATGGATGTTCACATGGTGTTGTCCGGCTGGAGGGAGACCGTAATGAGAGCCAGTCCTCGTCCAATGTTGACTTCCAACCCTCCAAGTTAGGAACGAAAGAGTA TTGGGACCATGCTTATGAAAGGGAACTCAAGGGTTTCAATGAATCAGGAGAAACAAGTGAGATTTG GTTTGGTGAAGAAAGTATGGATCGCATCCTAAACTGGTTAGAAAAGCATAATATTCCAAAAGATGCTGCCATGTTGGATATTGGGACTGGAAATGGAGTTCTTTTAGTTGAGCTA GCAAAAGCTAGGTTTACCAATCTTTCTGGAATTGATAATTCATCCACTGCTGTAGAGCTTGCTAAAGCTGTTGCTGAAAAGGAAGGGATATTGTCTGTGAATTTTCAG GTGGCAGACTTTTTGAATCCAGCCCCTTATCTTTCCCATTATGAAATTTGCATTGACAAGGGAACTTTTGATGCCATTAGTCTTAGTTTTGACAACCCGGGTGAGAAACTGAGACGTTATCACCAGTCCTTGTTGAATGTTCTGAAGAATGGAGGGCTGTTCCTTATAACATCGTGTAACTGGACGAAAGAAGAACTTGTCAATCACTTCAATGAAG GATtagagttgctggaggaactaccAACGCCTAAATTCCATTTTGGTGGAAAAACTGGAAGTAGCATAACAGTGCTGGTTTTCAAACGAAAAGAATGA
- the eef1akmt2 gene encoding EEF1A lysine methyltransferase 2 isoform X2, producing the protein MEDGCSHGVVRLEGDRNESQSSSNVDFQPSNWDHAYERELKGFNESGETSEIWFGEESMDRILNWLEKHNIPKDAAMLDIGTGNGVLLVELAKARFTNLSGIDNSSTAVELAKAVAEKEGILSVNFQVADFLNPAPYLSHYEICIDKGTFDAISLSFDNPGEKLRRYHQSLLNVLKNGGLFLITSCNWTKEELVNHFNEGLELLEELPTPKFHFGGKTGSSITVLVFKRKE; encoded by the exons ATGGAGGATGGATGTTCACATGGTGTTGTCCGGCTGGAGGGAGACCGTAATGAGAGCCAGTCCTCGTCCAATGTTGACTTCCAACCCTCCAA TTGGGACCATGCTTATGAAAGGGAACTCAAGGGTTTCAATGAATCAGGAGAAACAAGTGAGATTTG GTTTGGTGAAGAAAGTATGGATCGCATCCTAAACTGGTTAGAAAAGCATAATATTCCAAAAGATGCTGCCATGTTGGATATTGGGACTGGAAATGGAGTTCTTTTAGTTGAGCTA GCAAAAGCTAGGTTTACCAATCTTTCTGGAATTGATAATTCATCCACTGCTGTAGAGCTTGCTAAAGCTGTTGCTGAAAAGGAAGGGATATTGTCTGTGAATTTTCAG GTGGCAGACTTTTTGAATCCAGCCCCTTATCTTTCCCATTATGAAATTTGCATTGACAAGGGAACTTTTGATGCCATTAGTCTTAGTTTTGACAACCCGGGTGAGAAACTGAGACGTTATCACCAGTCCTTGTTGAATGTTCTGAAGAATGGAGGGCTGTTCCTTATAACATCGTGTAACTGGACGAAAGAAGAACTTGTCAATCACTTCAATGAAG GATtagagttgctggaggaactaccAACGCCTAAATTCCATTTTGGTGGAAAAACTGGAAGTAGCATAACAGTGCTGGTTTTCAAACGAAAAGAATGA